The following coding sequences are from one Nitrospirota bacterium window:
- a CDS encoding 1-acyl-sn-glycerol-3-phosphate acyltransferase produces MSGIAYAYLWVACQAIARLCFRFRVRGLELVPKQGGLLIAANHASYLDIPLVGCGLRRRAWYLGRQDLFGPDWVKAVCRWLGWIPIRLGRLDREGFGKAISLIKQGQVVVIYPEGTRTPDGALRPGKPGIGVIVEETRCPVVPAYIKGAFDALPMGRTWVRFRPIDVRFGAPLDFGKDLERMTGKEFYRHVSRTVMERIAELGQVPPPVDRPIGSAAGSLSAE; encoded by the coding sequence GTGAGCGGAATCGCGTATGCGTATCTGTGGGTGGCCTGCCAAGCGATCGCCCGGCTCTGTTTCCGGTTTCGGGTCCGAGGGCTGGAACTGGTGCCCAAACAGGGGGGGCTGCTGATCGCGGCGAACCATGCCAGCTACCTGGACATTCCGCTCGTAGGCTGCGGCCTCCGGCGGCGGGCCTGGTACTTGGGCCGTCAGGACTTGTTCGGCCCTGACTGGGTCAAAGCGGTCTGCCGCTGGTTGGGATGGATCCCCATCCGGCTGGGCCGCCTGGATCGGGAAGGGTTCGGGAAGGCGATCAGCCTGATTAAGCAGGGGCAGGTCGTCGTGATCTATCCGGAAGGCACGCGCACGCCGGATGGGGCCTTGCGTCCGGGCAAGCCGGGGATCGGCGTGATCGTGGAAGAGACCCGGTGTCCCGTGGTGCCGGCGTATATCAAAGGCGCCTTCGACGCGCTGCCGATGGGCAGGACCTGGGTGCGGTTCCGGCCGATCGATGTACGGTTCGGGGCGCCGCTGGATTTCGGGAAGGATCTGGAGCGAATGACCGGGAAGGAGTTTTATCGACACGTGAGCCGGACTGTCATGGAGCGGATCGCCGAATTGGGGCAGGTACCCCCGCCGGTGGATCGGCCCATTGGTTCGGCCGCCGGGTCTCTCAGCGCTGAGTGA
- the sppA gene encoding signal peptide peptidase SppA, whose translation MTDDSTQKPRRWKPLRILFWLVLGGFLLLTLANILGPDLDVSGEDRVALIRVEGVILDAQQTVGDLKKYAESPSVKAIVLRIDSPGGGVVPSQEIYDAVKRIRSKNNKAVVASMGTVAASGGYYIAAATDRIMANPGTLTGSIGVIMELANFEGLLKKIGVESVVVKSGEHKDIGSPFRKMKEDDRLILQAVMDDVHNQFIEAVAEGRSLDVREVRTLADGRVFTGRQAKAAKLVDELGDLDDAIKLAAEMGGIEGEPKVVEPRRRFSVRELLESHVFGPLPRLDFQTGVSLKYLMAF comes from the coding sequence ATGACGGACGACAGCACTCAGAAACCGCGTCGCTGGAAGCCCTTGCGGATCCTCTTCTGGCTTGTGCTGGGGGGATTCCTGCTCCTGACGCTGGCCAATATCCTGGGGCCGGATCTCGACGTGTCCGGCGAGGATCGGGTCGCCTTGATCCGCGTCGAGGGGGTGATTCTGGATGCCCAGCAGACCGTGGGGGACCTGAAGAAGTACGCGGAGAGTCCCTCGGTGAAGGCCATCGTCCTGCGGATCGACAGTCCCGGCGGCGGAGTGGTGCCGTCTCAGGAAATCTATGATGCGGTGAAGCGCATCCGGAGCAAGAACAACAAGGCCGTCGTCGCCTCGATGGGGACGGTGGCGGCTTCGGGAGGTTACTACATCGCCGCCGCCACCGACCGGATCATGGCCAATCCCGGCACCTTGACGGGCAGCATAGGGGTGATCATGGAGTTGGCGAACTTCGAGGGCCTCCTCAAGAAAATCGGTGTGGAGAGCGTGGTGGTCAAGAGTGGTGAGCACAAGGACATCGGGTCGCCGTTCCGAAAGATGAAAGAAGATGACCGTCTTATTCTCCAGGCCGTGATGGACGATGTGCACAACCAGTTCATCGAGGCCGTGGCCGAAGGGCGCTCGCTGGATGTGCGCGAGGTCCGCACGCTGGCCGATGGACGCGTTTTTACCGGCCGACAGGCCAAGGCCGCCAAGCTGGTGGATGAGCTGGGTGACCTGGACGATGCCATTAAGCTCGCCGCCGAGATGGGCGGCATCGAGGGGGAGCCCAAAGTGGTGGAGCCCCGGCGGCGGTTCTCGGTCAGGGAGCTGCTCGAAAGCCATGTGTTCGGCCCGCTTCCCCGGCTGGACTTTCAGACCGGCGTCAGCCTCAAGTACCTGATGGCGTTCTGA
- a CDS encoding histidinol-phosphate transaminase: protein MSLKVHPDIASLTPYVPGKPVEELERELGIPKAVKLASNENPLGPSPRALAVLAEVTGTLHRYPDGGAHKLRVALADRWKVQPEQVILGNGSDEIIGFLARTFLSPGDEAVMADQTFVIYKMEVTAAHGKPVIVPMQEGHHDLAAMVEAVTPRTRLLFLCNPNNPTGTMVTADEVSRLMARVPESVIVVFDEAYYEYVQSREFPDSLAYVKQGRNAIVLRTFSKIYGLAGLRIGYGLTTGEIAGYLNRLRPPFNANSLAQRAALAALADEEHVAQSRALNQSEMVVVRAGLAALGFQPLPSQANFLYFDVGRDGREVFQALLREGVIVRHIEGRMLRVTIGLPEENRRFLAALKKIMGT, encoded by the coding sequence ATGTCGCTTAAAGTCCATCCCGACATCGCGTCGCTGACGCCCTACGTTCCGGGGAAGCCGGTCGAAGAACTGGAACGTGAACTGGGGATTCCCAAAGCCGTCAAGCTGGCGTCCAACGAGAACCCGCTCGGCCCTTCGCCCAGGGCCCTCGCCGTGCTTGCCGAGGTCACGGGCACGTTGCATCGGTATCCCGACGGGGGCGCCCACAAGCTGCGCGTGGCCCTGGCGGACCGCTGGAAGGTTCAGCCGGAGCAGGTCATTCTGGGCAACGGGTCGGACGAGATCATCGGTTTTCTGGCTCGGACGTTCCTGTCGCCCGGCGACGAAGCGGTCATGGCCGACCAGACTTTCGTGATTTACAAGATGGAAGTGACCGCCGCGCATGGGAAGCCCGTCATCGTCCCCATGCAGGAGGGCCACCATGACCTGGCGGCCATGGTGGAGGCCGTCACGCCGAGAACCAGGCTCCTGTTCCTGTGCAATCCCAACAATCCCACCGGAACCATGGTAACCGCGGACGAGGTGAGCCGGCTGATGGCGCGCGTGCCGGAGTCGGTGATCGTGGTGTTCGACGAGGCCTATTACGAGTATGTGCAGAGCCGCGAGTTTCCGGACAGCCTCGCTTATGTAAAGCAGGGCCGGAACGCGATCGTGCTGCGCACCTTCTCCAAGATTTACGGCCTGGCCGGTCTGCGCATCGGCTATGGCCTGACGACGGGCGAGATCGCAGGCTACCTGAATCGCCTCCGTCCTCCGTTCAACGCCAACAGTCTGGCCCAACGGGCGGCCTTGGCGGCCTTGGCCGACGAGGAGCATGTGGCGCAGAGCCGTGCGCTGAATCAGTCGGAGATGGTTGTCGTTCGGGCCGGGCTTGCCGCGCTGGGTTTCCAGCCGCTGCCGAGCCAGGCGAATTTCCTCTATTTCGACGTCGGCCGCGACGGCCGGGAGGTGTTTCAAGCCCTTCTGCGCGAGGGTGTCATCGTCCGCCATATCGAAGGGCGGATGCTACGCGTCACGATCGGCCTCCCCGAGGAAAACCGACGGTTTCTGGCCGCCCTCAAGAAGATTATGGGGACCTAA
- a CDS encoding (d)CMP kinase produces the protein MQARSEAASDAPTTQPRLIVTLDGPAGAGKSTVAKLLAARLGYLYLDTGALYRGVAWKVREAGVDPSDAAAVAGLLPTTKVMLEYRPERPLVSVDGRDVTEEIRTPEISRLASLVSAIPAVREWLLPVQRDIGAAGGIVAEGRDLGTRIFPQAQAKFFLDADVATRAARRHHDLAGAGQASRLEETRQEIETRDRQDRTRELAPLVPASDAVRIDSSALTVEQVVDRLLDVIATKL, from the coding sequence ATGCAGGCCCGATCCGAAGCCGCGTCGGATGCGCCAACGACGCAGCCGCGGCTGATCGTGACCCTCGATGGTCCGGCCGGAGCCGGCAAGAGCACGGTGGCCAAGCTGCTGGCAGCGCGGTTGGGCTACCTGTATCTGGACACGGGCGCCCTGTATCGGGGAGTGGCCTGGAAAGTGCGCGAGGCCGGCGTCGATCCCTCGGATGCGGCGGCGGTGGCGGGGTTGCTGCCCACGACCAAGGTCATGCTGGAATATCGGCCCGAACGGCCTTTGGTGTCGGTCGATGGGCGGGATGTGACGGAGGAGATCCGGACGCCCGAGATCAGCCGGCTGGCCTCCCTCGTCTCGGCGATTCCGGCGGTGCGCGAATGGCTGCTCCCGGTCCAGCGTGACATCGGTGCGGCGGGCGGGATTGTCGCCGAAGGGCGGGACCTGGGAACGCGCATTTTCCCCCAGGCCCAGGCCAAGTTTTTTTTGGATGCGGATGTGGCGACCAGAGCGGCCAGGCGGCATCATGACCTGGCCGGGGCCGGTCAGGCGTCGCGGTTGGAGGAGACCCGTCAGGAAATCGAGACCCGAGACAGGCAGGACAGGACCAGGGAACTGGCTCCGCTCGTCCCGGCGTCGGACGCGGTGCGGATCGATTCCTCGGCGTTGACGGTGGAGCAGGTGGTCGACCGGCTGTTGGATGTGATCGCGACCAAACTGTGA
- a CDS encoding 30S ribosomal protein S1 has product MDMATKQAGEVMDRVALEALYEETFRNFEEGTIIEGRVVAVSKDKVVVDIGYKSEGIIPTDQFVPEDLQGLKPGDRLQVYIEEREDADGNLILSKEKADKMKVWEELEKAHKDEKVVEGRIISRIKGGMMVDIGVKAFLPGSQIDLHPVRDLDGLVGKTFPLKIIKINHRRGNVVVSRRVLLEETRDKKRQTTLSTLKEGQLIQGMVKNITEYGAFIDLGGIDGLLHITDMSWGRVGHPSELFVIGDKVEVMVLKYDRETGRISLGLKQKGADPWTNVGNKYPVGTRVKGRVVSLTDYGAFIELEPGVEGLVHVSEMSWTHEVRHPSRLVSVGDQVEAAVLNVDPNSRKISLGMKQTAPNPWDMVEAKYPSGTRIEGKVKSLTDFGAFVGLDEGIDGLIHISDMSWTKHIKHPSELFKKGQPVSAVVLRIDKEKERLSLGYKQLSRDPWEDEIPSKYRMGTSVNGKVTKITDFGVFVELEGGLEGLIHISETGLEPSVRMEEKFKVGDDVAAKIIKVDRDERKIALSLREHVMDSERKQVDEYHATQGVLDQTLGRAAKKTKKRNDDESGNG; this is encoded by the coding sequence ATGGACATGGCAACGAAGCAGGCGGGCGAGGTGATGGACCGGGTGGCCTTGGAGGCTCTGTACGAAGAGACCTTCCGGAACTTCGAAGAGGGCACGATCATCGAGGGCCGCGTGGTGGCGGTCAGCAAAGACAAAGTGGTCGTGGACATCGGGTACAAGTCGGAAGGGATCATCCCGACCGATCAGTTTGTGCCGGAAGACCTGCAGGGGCTGAAGCCGGGCGACCGGTTGCAGGTCTATATCGAAGAGCGCGAGGACGCCGACGGCAACCTGATCTTGTCGAAGGAAAAAGCCGACAAGATGAAGGTCTGGGAGGAACTGGAAAAGGCCCACAAGGACGAGAAAGTCGTCGAGGGCCGGATCATCTCCCGCATCAAGGGCGGGATGATGGTGGACATCGGCGTCAAAGCCTTCCTGCCCGGCTCGCAAATCGATCTGCATCCCGTGCGCGACCTGGACGGCTTGGTCGGCAAGACCTTCCCACTGAAGATCATCAAGATCAACCATCGCCGGGGGAACGTGGTGGTGTCGCGCCGCGTCCTGCTGGAGGAGACCAGGGATAAGAAACGGCAGACGACCCTCTCGACGCTGAAGGAAGGCCAGTTGATCCAGGGCATGGTCAAGAACATCACCGAGTACGGCGCCTTCATCGACCTGGGTGGGATCGACGGCTTGCTGCACATCACGGACATGTCCTGGGGGCGGGTCGGCCATCCCTCCGAGCTGTTCGTGATCGGCGACAAAGTGGAAGTCATGGTATTGAAGTACGACCGTGAGACGGGCCGGATCTCGCTCGGCCTGAAGCAAAAGGGCGCGGATCCCTGGACGAACGTGGGCAACAAGTACCCGGTTGGGACCAGGGTAAAGGGGCGGGTCGTGAGCCTAACCGACTATGGCGCGTTCATCGAGCTGGAGCCGGGCGTCGAAGGATTGGTGCACGTGTCCGAAATGTCCTGGACGCATGAAGTCCGGCATCCGTCCCGCCTGGTCTCGGTCGGGGATCAGGTCGAAGCGGCGGTCCTGAACGTAGATCCCAACAGCCGGAAGATCTCGCTGGGGATGAAGCAGACCGCGCCGAACCCCTGGGACATGGTCGAGGCCAAGTACCCGAGCGGCACCCGCATCGAGGGGAAGGTGAAGAGTCTGACAGATTTCGGCGCCTTCGTCGGTCTGGATGAGGGGATCGACGGCTTGATCCACATTTCCGACATGTCCTGGACCAAGCACATCAAGCACCCGTCCGAGCTGTTCAAGAAGGGCCAGCCGGTGTCCGCGGTCGTGCTGCGGATCGACAAGGAAAAAGAACGGCTGTCGTTGGGATACAAGCAGCTGAGCCGCGATCCCTGGGAAGACGAGATTCCGTCGAAGTATCGGATGGGGACCAGCGTGAACGGCAAGGTCACCAAGATCACGGACTTCGGTGTGTTCGTCGAACTGGAAGGCGGCCTGGAAGGGCTGATCCATATCAGCGAGACGGGGCTGGAGCCCTCGGTACGCATGGAGGAGAAGTTCAAGGTCGGGGACGACGTGGCGGCCAAGATCATCAAGGTGGACCGGGATGAGCGGAAGATCGCGTTGAGCCTGCGGGAACACGTGATGGACTCGGAGCGGAAGCAGGTGGACGAGTACCATGCTACCCAGGGCGTGCTGGATCAGACGCTCGGGCGGGCGGCCAAAAAGACCAAGAAGCGCAACGACGACGAATCGGGCAACGGGTAA
- a CDS encoding prephenate dehydrogenase/arogenate dehydrogenase family protein, whose product MAVHFKQVAIVGVGLIGGSLGMILRRRAMADQVVGIGRRVENLKAAVELGAIDRYVADAKEGVAGADLVVLATPVDTYERHLKDWAGCLAKGAIVTDVGSVKGPLVAQAEGLMPERACFVGGHPIAGKEKTGVAAGSVDLFKGARCILTPTEHTDAHALSTVREVWTEAGAVVLSMDPFLHDRVLGAVSHLPHAAAFALINALTEVKERQTPELDLLAYAGGGLRDTTRIAASSPEMWRDIFLWNRDNVVAQLDIYIRHLQELKRLIQAGDGPGIEKELTRAKDVRERLNKS is encoded by the coding sequence ATGGCCGTGCATTTCAAGCAAGTGGCAATCGTCGGCGTCGGTCTGATCGGCGGCTCGCTGGGGATGATCCTCAGACGGCGGGCGATGGCCGATCAGGTGGTGGGCATCGGACGGCGCGTGGAGAACCTCAAAGCCGCCGTGGAACTGGGCGCGATCGATCGGTACGTGGCGGACGCCAAGGAGGGAGTTGCCGGGGCAGATCTGGTGGTCTTGGCGACGCCGGTGGATACCTACGAGCGGCACCTCAAGGACTGGGCCGGGTGTCTGGCGAAGGGGGCGATCGTCACGGATGTCGGCAGTGTGAAGGGGCCTCTGGTCGCGCAAGCAGAAGGCCTGATGCCGGAACGGGCCTGCTTCGTGGGCGGCCATCCGATCGCCGGGAAAGAGAAGACCGGCGTGGCCGCCGGTTCCGTGGATCTCTTCAAGGGTGCCCGCTGTATTTTGACGCCGACCGAACACACCGATGCGCACGCGCTGTCCACGGTCCGGGAAGTCTGGACGGAGGCGGGGGCCGTCGTGCTTTCGATGGATCCGTTTTTGCACGATCGTGTCCTGGGTGCCGTCAGCCATTTGCCCCATGCGGCGGCCTTCGCCTTGATCAATGCCCTGACTGAGGTCAAGGAGCGCCAGACGCCGGAACTGGATTTGCTGGCCTATGCGGGAGGCGGATTGCGCGATACGACCCGCATCGCCGCCAGTTCGCCGGAGATGTGGCGGGACATTTTCCTGTGGAACCGGGACAACGTAGTGGCTCAGCTCGATATCTATATCCGTCATCTTCAGGAACTCAAGCGGCTCATCCAGGCGGGCGACGGGCCGGGCATCGAAAAAGAATTGACGCGGGCCAAAGACGTGCGGGAACGGCTGAACAAATCATGA
- the aroA gene encoding 3-phosphoshikimate 1-carboxyvinyltransferase, whose translation MTSLTVKPGGALRGTLTVPGDKSITHRALILSALAEGNSLITKYCRGEDCLNTMRALQGMGIPIQEQPDRLLVSGKGLWGLSEPSQPIDCGNSGTGIRLLAGLLAGQDFFTVLTGDESIRRRPMGRVVKPLRAMGATIAGRKGGELAPLAITGSRLTGMAYQSPVASAQVKSSLLLAGLFAEGQTSITEPRRSRDHTERLFRFFGISIREQGQALVLDGRPATGWQGVKELPVAGDFSAAAFFLVGASLVPGSDVTISGVGVNPTRIGLLTILNEMGADIQVLNPREEAGEPIADLRVRASVLRGVTIGEAQIPQTIDEFPVLCVAAAYAKGRTVISGAGELRVKESDRIATMASELRKMGATITETQDGMVIEGAAGRLFTGASCHSHGDHRVAMSMAVAGLVADAPSRIDDTACIETSFPGFERKLAELTTLS comes from the coding sequence ATGACCTCGTTGACCGTCAAACCGGGGGGGGCCTTGCGCGGCACACTGACGGTGCCGGGCGACAAGTCCATCACGCACCGAGCGCTGATCCTGAGTGCGTTGGCGGAGGGGAACAGCCTGATCACCAAGTACTGTCGCGGTGAAGACTGTCTGAATACGATGCGGGCACTGCAAGGGATGGGCATTCCCATCCAGGAACAGCCGGATCGGCTGCTGGTGTCCGGCAAGGGCCTGTGGGGCCTCTCCGAGCCGTCCCAGCCGATTGATTGCGGGAACTCCGGCACGGGCATCCGGTTGCTGGCCGGCCTCCTGGCCGGACAAGACTTCTTCACGGTCCTGACCGGCGACGAGTCCATCCGCCGGCGCCCGATGGGGCGGGTGGTCAAGCCGCTGCGTGCCATGGGCGCGACGATCGCCGGCCGCAAGGGCGGCGAGTTGGCCCCCCTGGCGATTACCGGCAGCCGGCTCACAGGGATGGCCTATCAATCGCCGGTGGCCAGCGCGCAAGTGAAGTCGTCGTTGCTCCTGGCCGGGCTGTTCGCCGAAGGGCAGACCAGCATTACGGAGCCGAGGCGGTCACGGGACCATACGGAGCGCCTGTTCAGATTTTTCGGGATTTCGATCAGAGAGCAGGGACAGGCTCTGGTGCTCGATGGGCGGCCGGCCACGGGTTGGCAAGGGGTCAAAGAGTTACCCGTGGCGGGAGATTTTTCGGCTGCCGCGTTTTTCCTGGTGGGTGCGTCGCTCGTGCCAGGATCCGACGTGACGATCAGCGGTGTGGGCGTCAACCCCACCCGCATTGGCCTGCTGACGATCTTGAACGAGATGGGGGCAGACATTCAGGTGCTCAACCCGAGAGAAGAGGCGGGGGAGCCGATTGCCGACCTGCGGGTGCGGGCTTCGGTCTTGCGCGGCGTGACGATCGGAGAAGCGCAGATTCCGCAAACCATCGACGAGTTTCCCGTGCTCTGCGTGGCGGCCGCCTATGCGAAGGGCCGGACGGTGATCAGCGGGGCGGGCGAGTTGCGGGTGAAGGAAAGCGATCGTATTGCCACGATGGCGTCCGAGCTGCGCAAAATGGGCGCGACGATCACCGAGACACAAGACGGGATGGTCATCGAAGGGGCGGCGGGACGACTGTTCACAGGAGCCTCCTGCCACAGCCACGGGGATCACCGCGTCGCCATGTCCATGGCAGTGGCCGGGTTGGTTGCCGATGCCCCGTCGCGGATCGACGACACAGCCTGCATTGAAACGTCGTTCCCGGGATTCGAGCGCAAGCTCGCGGAGTTAACGACATTATCATGA
- a CDS encoding integration host factor subunit beta, which yields MTKAQIIERVSEQVTTLTKRQAEIVVNTIFNSIRNSLQKGDKTEIRGFGSFRLRARRMKEGRNPKTGATVAVPAKRVPFFKAGKELKELLNR from the coding sequence ATGACGAAGGCACAGATCATCGAACGAGTCTCGGAACAAGTCACGACATTGACCAAGCGACAGGCTGAGATCGTCGTGAACACCATCTTCAACAGCATCCGCAACTCGCTGCAAAAAGGTGACAAGACCGAGATTCGGGGGTTCGGCAGCTTTCGTCTGCGCGCCCGCCGGATGAAGGAAGGCCGCAATCCGAAGACCGGCGCGACCGTGGCGGTCCCGGCCAAGCGGGTGCCGTTCTTCAAGGCCGGCAAGGAACTGAAAGAGCTGTTAAACCGGTAA
- the pheA gene encoding prephenate dehydratase yields the protein MANRQDIQQFRKEIDRIDDEILCLLNERSKSVIEIGKLKKESDSNANLHTPGREAEIVNRLMAQNQGPFPNDAIRPVYREIMSASLSLEGPQKVAYFGPAATFTHLACIKKFGASAQYVPVNSIKDVFDEVERGRANFGVVPIENSTEGVVNYTLDMFVDSTLLIYGEVLLEVSHNLLSKTGRLEDITKIYSHPQPIAQCRHWLETNLPQVPVSEVTSTARAAEICATDPTAAAIASELAAQIYGLKIIKARIEDNVHNFTRFLVLSKKAPERTGKDKTSVMISVKDKVGALYDLLRPFASHGLNMTKIESRPSRRKAWEYIFFVDVEGHVEEEPVKKALEEIKSRCLFMKILGSYPAHN from the coding sequence ATGGCAAACCGGCAGGACATCCAGCAGTTCCGGAAGGAGATCGATCGGATCGACGACGAGATCCTGTGCCTGCTCAACGAGCGGTCCAAGTCCGTCATCGAAATCGGCAAACTGAAAAAGGAATCGGACAGCAACGCGAACCTGCATACGCCCGGTCGGGAAGCGGAAATTGTGAATCGCCTCATGGCCCAAAATCAGGGCCCGTTCCCCAACGATGCGATCCGCCCCGTCTACCGGGAAATTATGTCCGCCTCCCTATCGCTGGAAGGGCCTCAGAAGGTCGCCTACTTCGGACCGGCTGCTACGTTTACGCATCTGGCCTGCATCAAGAAATTCGGGGCTTCGGCCCAGTATGTCCCGGTCAACAGCATCAAGGATGTATTCGACGAAGTGGAACGGGGGCGAGCCAACTTCGGGGTGGTGCCGATCGAAAACTCGACCGAGGGCGTCGTCAACTACACCCTCGACATGTTCGTCGATTCCACCTTGCTGATCTATGGCGAGGTGCTCCTGGAAGTGTCCCACAACTTGCTCTCGAAAACCGGGCGCCTCGAAGACATCACGAAAATCTATTCGCACCCGCAGCCGATCGCCCAGTGCCGTCACTGGCTGGAAACCAACCTCCCGCAGGTGCCGGTCTCGGAAGTGACCAGCACGGCCCGGGCCGCCGAAATCTGCGCCACCGACCCAACTGCGGCGGCCATTGCCTCGGAATTGGCGGCGCAAATCTACGGCTTGAAGATCATCAAGGCCAGGATCGAGGACAATGTCCACAACTTCACCCGCTTTTTGGTCCTCTCGAAGAAGGCGCCGGAGCGGACCGGCAAGGACAAAACCTCGGTCATGATCTCGGTCAAGGACAAGGTCGGCGCGCTCTACGATCTGCTGCGGCCCTTCGCCTCACACGGCCTCAACATGACCAAAATTGAGTCCCGGCCGTCCCGTCGCAAGGCCTGGGAGTATATCTTTTTCGTGGATGTCGAGGGGCATGTCGAAGAGGAGCCGGTGAAGAAGGCGTTGGAAGAGATCAAGAGCCGGTGCCTGTTCATGAAGATTCTAGGATCGTACCCGGCCCATAACTAA
- the ruvB gene encoding Holliday junction branch migration DNA helicase RuvB, with translation MTEDERGLEATLRPQTLEEYVGQERMKESLRICIEAAKRRGEALDHAIFYGPPGLGKTTIAHIIAREMGAAIRSTSGLVLAHAGDLAAILTNLQERDVLFIDEIHRLPASVEEALYPAMEDYQLDLVVGQGPSTRTIKLDLPRFTLIGATTRAGALTSPLRERFGLVNRLDFYAPADLQTIVTRSAGLLGIPIVPEGAAEIAGRARGTPRIVNRLIKRVRDFAQIKAEGRITRQVACDALAWLGVDQAGFDDMDRKILLTILEKFGGGPVGVESLAAAVNEEKGTLEDVYEPFLIQSGYLERTARGRQATRLTFEHFGKTKDLLT, from the coding sequence ATGACGGAGGATGAACGGGGGCTGGAAGCCACGCTCCGTCCCCAGACGCTCGAGGAATATGTCGGGCAGGAACGGATGAAGGAGTCGCTGCGCATTTGCATCGAAGCCGCAAAGCGCAGGGGGGAGGCCCTCGACCATGCGATTTTTTACGGGCCGCCCGGGTTGGGCAAGACCACGATCGCCCATATCATCGCGCGGGAAATGGGGGCGGCAATCCGCTCGACCTCGGGGTTGGTCCTGGCCCATGCGGGAGACCTGGCGGCGATCCTCACGAACCTGCAGGAGCGCGATGTTCTTTTCATCGACGAAATCCACCGGTTGCCGGCCTCCGTCGAGGAGGCGCTCTATCCGGCCATGGAGGATTACCAGCTCGACCTGGTTGTTGGGCAGGGCCCCTCGACGCGCACGATCAAGCTGGACCTGCCGCGCTTCACCTTGATCGGGGCGACGACCAGGGCCGGAGCCTTGACCTCGCCCCTGCGGGAACGCTTCGGGTTGGTGAACCGCCTGGATTTCTACGCGCCGGCCGATCTGCAGACCATCGTCACCCGCTCGGCCGGCCTCCTGGGCATTCCGATCGTCCCTGAAGGAGCCGCTGAGATTGCCGGTCGCGCGCGGGGCACCCCGCGCATTGTCAACCGCTTGATCAAGCGCGTTCGCGACTTTGCGCAGATCAAAGCGGAGGGCCGTATCACCCGCCAAGTGGCCTGCGACGCTTTGGCTTGGCTGGGTGTGGACCAAGCAGGGTTCGACGACATGGATCGCAAGATTCTCCTGACGATTCTCGAGAAGTTTGGTGGAGGGCCGGTCGGGGTCGAATCCCTGGCGGCGGCCGTTAACGAGGAGAAAGGCACATTAGAAGACGTCTACGAGCCCTTCCTCATTCAATCCGGCTACTTGGAGCGGACCGCACGCGGCCGCCAGGCCACCAGGCTTACGTTCGAACACTTTGGAAAGACGAAAGATTTACTGACGTAG
- the aroF gene encoding 3-deoxy-7-phosphoheptulonate synthase translates to MIIVLKPEATEPQIDHLLDRLRELGLKSHMTQGEERTIIGVIGDDRILQNQPITAFPGVESVTPILAPWKLVSREFKKDNTVIDVNGVKVGGQKVVIMAGPCAVEKLELTVGIAHEVKAAGGSILRGGAYKPRTSPYSFQGVGREGLDYLIEAKKQTGMPVVSEILDTRDIELFLQKADIIQIGARNMQNFELLKEVGAYDKPVLLKRGLSATIKEFLLSAEYIMSRGNRNVMLCERGIRTFETQYRNTLDLAAVPTLKELSHLPVIVDPSHATGKWNLVAPMSKAAIAAGADGLLIEVHSNPECALCDGEESIKPSKFKELMQDLRKIAAAVGREI, encoded by the coding sequence ATGATTATTGTGCTGAAACCCGAAGCCACCGAACCCCAGATCGATCACTTGCTGGACCGGTTGCGTGAGCTGGGCCTGAAGTCGCACATGACGCAGGGAGAGGAGCGGACGATCATCGGCGTCATCGGCGACGATCGCATCCTCCAGAACCAGCCGATCACCGCGTTCCCCGGCGTGGAAAGCGTCACGCCCATCCTGGCCCCGTGGAAGCTTGTCAGCCGCGAGTTCAAGAAGGACAACACGGTCATCGATGTGAATGGCGTCAAGGTCGGAGGTCAGAAAGTGGTCATCATGGCCGGCCCCTGCGCGGTCGAGAAGCTTGAACTGACCGTCGGCATTGCCCATGAGGTGAAGGCCGCAGGGGGCAGCATCCTGCGGGGCGGGGCCTACAAGCCGCGGACGTCGCCCTATTCCTTCCAGGGCGTGGGACGGGAGGGGCTGGACTACCTGATCGAGGCCAAGAAGCAGACCGGCATGCCGGTGGTGAGCGAAATTCTGGACACCCGCGACATCGAGCTGTTTTTGCAGAAGGCGGATATCATCCAGATCGGCGCCCGCAACATGCAAAACTTCGAACTGCTCAAGGAAGTCGGCGCCTACGACAAGCCGGTGTTGCTGAAACGGGGGCTCTCGGCCACGATCAAGGAGTTTCTCCTCTCCGCCGAGTACATCATGTCCCGCGGGAACCGCAACGTGATGCTCTGCGAGCGGGGCATTCGCACCTTCGAAACCCAGTACCGCAACACCCTGGACCTGGCCGCGGTGCCGACGCTCAAGGAACTGTCCCATCTGCCCGTCATCGTGGACCCCAGTCATGCCACGGGCAAGTGGAATTTGGTGGCGCCGATGTCCAAAGCCGCCATCGCCGCCGGCGCGGACGGCCTGTTGATCGAGGTCCATTCCAACCCCGAGTGCGCCCTCTGCGACGGGGAAGAATCCATCAAGCCGAGCAAGTTCAAGGAGTTGATGCAAGATCTTAGGAAGATCGCGGCGGCGGTCGGTCGGGAGATTTGA